A genome region from Microcella alkaliphila includes the following:
- the argS gene encoding arginine--tRNA ligase: MEPAQLAESLLAVVTSALERRGVDAASVTLDDIALERPRNRDHGDWATSVALKLAKRVGVPPRELAADLQSGLAGVDGIASVEIAGPGFLNIRLDAAAAGSLVSTILEQGERYGTSETLAGQSINLEFVSANPTGPIHLGGTRWAAVGDSLARILGHAGAAVTREYYFNDHGAQIDRFARSLAAADAGEPAPEDGYGGAYIGDIARRVRSVRPDVADAVGAERQEIFRAVGVELMFEDIKKSLADFGVHFDVYFHENSLHEGGAVERAVARLRELGHVFDADGAVWLRSTEFGDDKDRVIIKSDGAPAYISGDLAYYLNKRERGFDRCIIMLGADHHGYVQRLMAMCAAFGDEPGVNLQIMIGQMVNLVKDGRPVRMSKRAGTVVTLEDLVDSVGVDAARYALVRSSSDSNVDIDLDVLQKRSNDNPVFYVQYAHARTHQVARNAAQSGVERVDFDAATLTDETESVLIGVLAEFPRVVAQSAELREPHRVARYLEQLAAAYHRWYDTCRVTPQGDDPIESVHRARLHLSDATGQVLRTGLDLIGVSAPERM; the protein is encoded by the coding sequence GTGGAACCCGCTCAGCTCGCCGAATCCCTGCTCGCCGTCGTCACCTCGGCGCTCGAGCGACGCGGGGTGGATGCGGCGAGTGTGACGCTCGACGACATCGCTCTCGAGCGGCCCCGCAACCGCGATCACGGTGACTGGGCGACGAGTGTCGCGCTGAAGCTCGCGAAGCGCGTCGGGGTGCCCCCGCGCGAGCTCGCTGCCGACCTGCAGTCGGGCCTCGCGGGTGTCGACGGAATCGCGTCAGTCGAGATCGCCGGCCCCGGCTTCTTGAACATTCGCCTCGACGCCGCCGCGGCGGGTTCACTCGTCTCGACGATCCTCGAGCAGGGCGAGCGTTATGGGACGAGCGAGACGCTCGCCGGCCAGTCGATCAACCTCGAATTCGTGTCGGCAAACCCGACCGGGCCGATCCACCTCGGCGGCACGCGTTGGGCGGCGGTGGGAGACTCGCTCGCCCGCATCCTGGGTCACGCCGGCGCCGCGGTGACCCGCGAGTATTACTTCAACGACCACGGCGCTCAGATCGACCGTTTCGCGCGGAGCCTCGCGGCGGCGGATGCGGGCGAGCCGGCTCCGGAGGACGGTTACGGGGGTGCCTACATCGGCGACATCGCGCGGCGCGTCCGCAGCGTGCGCCCGGACGTCGCCGATGCGGTCGGCGCGGAGCGGCAAGAGATCTTCCGGGCGGTCGGCGTCGAGCTGATGTTCGAGGACATCAAGAAGAGCCTCGCGGACTTCGGTGTGCACTTCGATGTGTACTTCCACGAGAACTCTCTGCACGAGGGCGGTGCCGTGGAGCGCGCGGTCGCGCGTCTCCGCGAGCTCGGGCACGTGTTCGACGCCGACGGCGCCGTCTGGCTGCGCAGCACCGAATTCGGGGACGACAAGGACCGGGTGATCATCAAGTCCGACGGGGCGCCCGCCTACATCTCCGGAGACCTCGCGTACTACCTGAACAAGCGCGAACGCGGCTTCGACCGATGCATCATCATGCTCGGCGCCGACCACCACGGGTACGTGCAGCGCCTGATGGCGATGTGCGCCGCTTTCGGCGACGAGCCGGGCGTCAACCTGCAGATCATGATCGGCCAAATGGTGAACCTCGTGAAGGACGGTCGGCCGGTTCGCATGTCGAAGCGCGCCGGCACGGTCGTCACGCTCGAGGACCTGGTCGATTCCGTCGGAGTGGACGCGGCCCGATACGCGCTCGTGCGCTCGTCGAGCGACTCGAACGTCGACATCGACCTCGACGTTCTGCAGAAGCGCAGCAACGACAACCCGGTGTTCTACGTGCAGTACGCCCACGCTCGCACCCACCAGGTCGCGCGCAACGCCGCCCAGTCGGGCGTCGAGCGCGTCGACTTCGACGCCGCGACCCTGACCGACGAGACCGAAAGCGTGCTGATCGGGGTGCTCGCGGAGTTCCCGCGCGTCGTCGCACAGTCAGCAGAGCTGCGCGAACCCCACCGGGTCGCCCGCTACCTCGAGCAGCTCGCGGCGGCGTACCACAGGTGGTATGACACCTGCCGGGTCACGCCGCAGGGCGACGACCCGATCGAGTCTGTCCACCGGGCGCGCCTGCACTTGAGCGACGCCACCGGCCAGGTGCTGCGCACGGGTCTTGACCTGATCGGCGTGTCCGCCCCCGAGCGGATGTAG
- the lysA gene encoding diaminopimelate decarboxylase produces MSAHPLAPAWLERPADGNALAPQLWPASARRGGERGELEIGGVRASRLAADYGTPLYVIDETDARARARRIRRALETATARAGTSGVVYYAGKAFLSTAVAQWMAGEGLNIDTASGGELAVALAGGIDPARIGLHGNNKSDRELEKAVGAGVGAIVIDAVEEIDRVAEVARRHGRVQPVRLRINSGVHAHTHEYLATAREDQKFGVPLTQADSAVARIREHAGVLEFLGLHSHIGSQILVADGFLEAARRLLSVHARLLEHGPVPQVNLGGGFGIAYTAADEPANIEELLSRLVDTIAEVCAELRIPVPAIAIEPGRSIIGPAGVTLYEVGAIKDVEVLTNAGELAVRRYVSVDGGMSDNARPALYGADYAVRLASRASDVDPVLVRIAGKHCESGDIVVDADYLPGDVRRGDLVAVPATGAYCFSLSSSYNYLTRPAVVAVARGEARLIVRAESVAELLRRDVGATEATEVLRSEGSRYS; encoded by the coding sequence GTGTCTGCCCACCCGCTCGCCCCCGCCTGGCTCGAGCGCCCCGCCGACGGCAATGCGCTGGCGCCGCAGCTGTGGCCGGCGAGTGCGCGGCGCGGCGGGGAACGCGGAGAACTCGAGATCGGCGGCGTGCGCGCCAGTCGGCTGGCCGCCGACTACGGCACCCCTCTCTACGTGATCGACGAGACGGATGCTCGCGCGCGCGCCCGCCGGATCCGTCGCGCTCTCGAGACGGCCACCGCCCGCGCCGGCACCTCTGGTGTCGTCTACTACGCGGGTAAGGCGTTTCTCTCGACCGCCGTTGCCCAGTGGATGGCCGGTGAAGGCCTCAACATCGATACGGCGAGCGGCGGCGAACTCGCCGTGGCGCTCGCCGGGGGCATCGACCCGGCTCGCATCGGGCTGCACGGCAACAACAAGTCGGACCGCGAGCTCGAGAAGGCGGTCGGCGCCGGCGTCGGGGCGATCGTGATCGACGCTGTCGAGGAGATCGACCGTGTCGCCGAGGTCGCGAGACGCCACGGCCGCGTGCAGCCCGTTCGCCTGCGCATCAACTCGGGAGTTCACGCGCACACCCACGAGTACCTGGCGACCGCGCGCGAAGACCAGAAGTTCGGCGTGCCGCTGACGCAGGCAGACAGTGCGGTCGCGCGTATCCGCGAGCACGCGGGGGTTCTCGAGTTTCTCGGGCTGCACTCACACATCGGCTCGCAGATTCTCGTTGCCGACGGTTTCCTCGAGGCGGCTCGGCGACTGCTCAGCGTGCACGCTCGGCTGCTCGAGCACGGGCCCGTTCCGCAGGTGAACCTCGGCGGCGGATTCGGCATCGCCTACACGGCCGCGGACGAGCCGGCCAACATCGAGGAACTGCTGAGCCGGCTCGTCGACACGATTGCGGAGGTCTGCGCAGAGCTGCGAATACCCGTCCCCGCGATCGCGATTGAGCCAGGACGCAGCATCATCGGGCCAGCGGGCGTGACCCTCTACGAAGTGGGCGCCATCAAAGACGTCGAGGTGCTGACCAACGCGGGTGAACTCGCGGTGCGCCGCTACGTCAGCGTCGACGGGGGCATGAGCGACAACGCCCGCCCCGCCCTGTACGGAGCCGACTACGCCGTTCGGCTCGCGTCGCGCGCCTCCGACGTCGACCCCGTACTCGTGCGCATCGCCGGCAAGCACTGCGAGAGCGGAGACATCGTGGTCGATGCCGACTATCTGCCGGGCGACGTGCGCCGCGGTGACCTTGTTGCCGTGCCTGCCACGGGGGCGTACTGCTTTTCGCTGTCCAGCAGCTACAACTACCTCACCCGGCCGG
- a CDS encoding DUF2993 domain-containing protein has translation MSRRAKALIGGLVAVVVLGVLLVAAELVARSIVADRVDAELRQAFALDADDPLTASVDGPIVLLQLAQGRLDRVRAEIPGVGAGSIRADVELIAEGVALDARQPSDRVEATVRIAESDVSRLLGALGQAVVRDIQLVDGEVVLVTGFDVFGLGFELAAGVAPSIERGIVSLAPSSLALNGARVELAELRGQFGGFIDPIVDPLLAPRDICIAEALPVGLTEQRVDVLDRELVVIVSGENVALGGDDLVERGSCP, from the coding sequence GTGTCGCGGCGCGCGAAAGCCCTCATCGGCGGCCTGGTCGCCGTCGTCGTCCTCGGTGTGCTGCTCGTTGCTGCCGAACTCGTCGCCCGCTCGATCGTCGCCGACCGCGTCGACGCAGAACTTCGGCAAGCCTTTGCGCTCGACGCCGACGACCCACTCACGGCCTCTGTCGATGGTCCGATCGTTCTCCTGCAGCTCGCTCAGGGGCGCCTCGACCGCGTGCGCGCCGAGATTCCCGGGGTGGGGGCAGGCAGCATCAGGGCCGACGTGGAGCTCATCGCGGAGGGTGTGGCGCTCGACGCACGCCAGCCGAGCGACCGCGTCGAGGCGACCGTCCGCATCGCCGAGAGCGACGTGTCGCGCCTGCTCGGAGCCCTCGGTCAGGCGGTCGTGCGCGACATCCAGTTGGTCGACGGCGAGGTGGTGCTCGTGACCGGCTTCGACGTCTTCGGTCTCGGCTTCGAGCTGGCAGCCGGCGTCGCGCCGTCGATCGAGCGCGGCATCGTGTCGCTCGCGCCGTCCAGCCTCGCCCTGAACGGTGCCCGTGTCGAACTCGCCGAGCTGCGCGGCCAGTTCGGCGGGTTCATCGACCCCATCGTCGACCCGCTGCTCGCTCCCCGCGACATCTGCATCGCCGAGGCGCTCCCCGTCGGGCTGACCGAGCAGCGCGTCGACGTTCTCGACCGCGAACTCGTCGTGATCGTGTCGGGCGAGAATGTGGCGCTCGGCGGCGACGACCTCGTCGAACGCGGCAGCTGCCCCTGA